In Pelosinus sp. UFO1, one genomic interval encodes:
- a CDS encoding glycosyltransferase family 2 protein: protein MKTISILIPTYNEQDNVVPLSEAIIEQFNKMLPAYKYEIIFIDNCSHDNTRALIRNLCNQNSNIKAIFNAKNFGQFNSPFYGLCQTNGDCTILICADFQDPVEMIPKFVHEWEKGYKIVCGIKTASKENGLMYFLRSCYYKTIKKMSDIEQIEHFTGFGLYDNSFIQVLRELNDPTPFLRGIIAEFGAKRKDIPYEQAKRRAGKTSNNWYKLYDAAMLSFTSYTKIGLRIATIIGFIFALINMLIAIMYLIMKLIYWDTFSLGTAPILIGIFFIGSVQLFFIGLLSEYILTMNVRIMKRPLVVEEDRINFTDDKHDSKLN, encoded by the coding sequence ATGAAAACTATTAGTATATTAATTCCTACATACAATGAACAGGATAATGTTGTACCTTTAAGTGAAGCGATTATAGAACAATTCAATAAAATGTTGCCGGCCTATAAATATGAAATTATTTTTATTGATAATTGTTCCCATGACAATACTAGGGCACTTATTAGAAATTTATGCAACCAAAATAGCAATATTAAAGCCATTTTTAATGCTAAAAACTTTGGACAATTTAATTCTCCGTTCTATGGACTTTGTCAAACGAATGGTGATTGTACTATTTTAATTTGTGCAGATTTTCAAGATCCAGTGGAAATGATTCCGAAATTTGTTCATGAATGGGAGAAGGGGTACAAAATCGTTTGTGGTATCAAGACAGCAAGTAAAGAAAATGGACTTATGTATTTTCTGCGCTCTTGTTACTATAAGACGATTAAAAAGATGTCTGATATAGAACAGATAGAACACTTTACTGGGTTTGGACTGTATGATAATAGTTTTATTCAAGTTCTCAGGGAGCTAAATGATCCAACCCCTTTTCTTCGGGGAATTATAGCAGAATTTGGTGCTAAACGTAAGGATATTCCCTATGAGCAGGCCAAAAGGCGAGCTGGGAAGACAAGCAATAATTGGTATAAACTCTATGATGCTGCTATGCTCAGTTTTACTTCCTATACTAAAATAGGTTTACGAATTGCAACTATTATTGGTTTTATATTTGCATTAATCAACATGCTAATAGCCATTATGTATTTAATTATGAAGCTTATCTATTGGGATACATTTTCTTTGGGAACAGCACCAATCCTTATAGGCATATTTTTCATTGGTTCAGTTCAATTATTTTTTATTGGTTTACTTAGTGAGTATATATTAACAATGAATGTACGGATCATGAAACGCCCATTAGTAGTTGAAGAAGATAGGATAAATTTTACGGATGATAAACATGATAGTAAGTTGAACTAA
- a CDS encoding NAD(P)-dependent oxidoreductase: MKNVIITGATSFLGIYLTNELLCRGCKVTAVVRKDSNNLDKLPKHGNLSIVLSNLFDRDYIKKIVNNKKFDIFYHLAWGGTRAPQRDDRLLQDSNYEATINALKLAIELGCSTFIGTGSQAEYGICMGKISENYPMHPVTEYGKAKLRACQDSMKLAIQNDLNFIWTRIFSLYGDNDYSGTLIMSSLKKMLNNEPILLTECIQNWDFLHVKDAVSALIMLGEKKCDLGIYNLASGSSRPLKEFVLQMKKITNSTSELNFGAVSYGREGIISFEPVVDKLKRTIPWQPIIQLDDGIQEILKNMKQREKNENY; the protein is encoded by the coding sequence ATGAAAAATGTCATTATCACTGGAGCCACTAGTTTTTTAGGGATTTATTTAACTAATGAGTTGCTTTGTCGTGGTTGTAAAGTTACTGCTGTAGTTAGAAAGGATTCTAATAATTTAGATAAATTACCTAAACATGGTAATTTATCTATTGTATTATCTAATCTATTCGATAGAGATTATATAAAAAAGATAGTTAACAATAAAAAATTTGATATATTTTATCATTTAGCGTGGGGGGGAACTCGTGCCCCACAGCGTGATGATAGGTTATTACAGGATAGTAATTATGAGGCTACTATAAATGCCTTAAAATTAGCAATTGAACTAGGTTGCAGCACCTTTATAGGCACAGGATCACAAGCTGAATATGGAATATGTATGGGGAAAATTTCTGAGAATTATCCTATGCATCCCGTTACTGAATATGGTAAGGCTAAGTTAAGGGCATGCCAGGATTCTATGAAGCTAGCGATACAAAATGATCTAAATTTTATTTGGACCCGTATTTTTAGCCTTTATGGTGACAATGACTATTCTGGAACATTAATAATGTCTAGTTTAAAAAAAATGTTAAACAATGAGCCAATACTACTAACAGAGTGTATACAAAATTGGGATTTCCTTCACGTAAAAGATGCAGTCAGTGCATTGATAATGCTTGGGGAAAAGAAATGTGATTTAGGTATATATAATCTTGCTAGTGGCTCATCTAGACCGCTGAAAGAATTTGTCTTGCAAATGAAGAAAATAACTAATAGTACAAGTGAGTTAAATTTTGGAGCGGTTTCTTATGGAAGGGAAGGAATTATTAGTTTTGAACCTGTGGTAGATAAATTAAAAAGAACTATTCCATGGCAGCCTATAATCCAATTAGATGATGGTATTCAAGAAATTTTAAAAAACATGAAACAAAGGGAAAAAAATGAAAACTATTAG
- a CDS encoding thiamine pyrophosphate-binding protein translates to MKLSDYIVSFLVEKKITDVFGYPGGMVTHLMDSFDKYNDEISAHVAYHEQGAAFCACGYAQISNLPGVAYATSGPGATNLITGIANAYFDSIPCIFITGQVNTYESKGCLEVRQKGFQEMDVVSVVKSITKYAVKVTRADDIRYELEKAFFISMSNRPGPVLIDIPMNIQRAEIHPEALVGYSHSDNCICALGSIKDVIFNALVQAKRPIIIAGAGISSSGSKKEFQELINQLHIPVVTSMIGIDCLPYESSYNFGFIGAYGHRYANFTIAKSDLIISIGSRLDCRQTGSNRNIFAEGAKIIRIDIDAGETTNGIKEDDIVLLCDIKELIPAILEDSRFQFASRYEHWLNQCRELKDKLICIDNEPANAIVREISKYVPDDVVITTDVGQNQVWVAQDFEVKENQRVLFSGGHGAMGYSLPAAIGAYYASGRPVICFNGDGGLQMNIQELQFIARESIPIKIVLMNNHSLGMIRHFQEMYFDSNSVQTIADKGYTVPDFNKVAEAYGIDTYTIHNMNEIRQLEENFKSASPAFIHIICSDKTYVYPKLAMNKPIHDQEPLMDRVLFNKLISAE, encoded by the coding sequence ATGAAATTAAGCGATTATATTGTGTCATTTCTAGTAGAAAAGAAGATAACAGATGTATTTGGTTATCCTGGTGGAATGGTAACGCATTTAATGGATTCTTTCGATAAATATAATGATGAAATTTCCGCTCATGTTGCTTATCATGAACAAGGCGCTGCTTTTTGCGCTTGTGGTTATGCTCAAATATCAAATTTACCTGGAGTTGCATATGCTACCAGCGGTCCAGGAGCAACAAATTTAATTACTGGAATTGCCAATGCATATTTTGATTCTATTCCTTGCATTTTTATTACGGGACAAGTTAATACTTATGAATCAAAAGGATGTTTGGAAGTTCGGCAAAAAGGGTTTCAGGAAATGGATGTTGTTAGTGTAGTAAAGAGCATAACCAAATATGCGGTAAAAGTTACACGGGCAGATGATATACGGTATGAATTAGAAAAAGCTTTTTTTATTAGCATGAGTAATAGACCCGGACCAGTACTAATAGACATTCCTATGAATATCCAAAGAGCAGAAATTCATCCTGAAGCATTAGTTGGATATAGTCATAGTGATAATTGTATTTGCGCTTTGGGTTCGATTAAAGATGTAATTTTTAATGCCTTGGTACAAGCAAAAAGACCGATTATTATTGCGGGTGCGGGTATTAGTAGCTCAGGTTCTAAAAAGGAGTTTCAAGAGTTAATTAATCAGTTACATATACCTGTGGTTACTAGCATGATTGGTATTGATTGTTTGCCTTATGAATCATCCTATAATTTTGGCTTTATAGGTGCATATGGGCATCGTTATGCTAATTTTACTATTGCTAAAAGCGATTTAATTATATCAATTGGTTCTAGACTTGATTGTAGGCAAACAGGTTCTAATAGAAATATTTTTGCCGAAGGTGCTAAAATAATTCGTATTGATATTGATGCAGGTGAAACTACTAATGGAATAAAGGAAGACGATATAGTATTACTATGTGATATAAAAGAACTTATTCCAGCGATTTTAGAAGATTCCCGTTTTCAATTTGCTAGTAGATACGAACATTGGCTAAATCAGTGTAGAGAATTAAAAGACAAACTAATATGTATTGATAATGAGCCAGCAAACGCAATTGTACGTGAAATAAGTAAGTATGTTCCTGATGATGTTGTTATAACTACTGATGTAGGGCAAAATCAGGTATGGGTAGCTCAAGATTTCGAAGTGAAAGAGAATCAACGTGTTTTGTTTTCAGGCGGGCACGGTGCTATGGGATATTCGCTTCCCGCAGCGATTGGTGCATATTATGCAAGTGGTAGACCTGTTATTTGCTTTAATGGTGATGGTGGTCTACAAATGAATATTCAAGAATTACAATTTATAGCAAGAGAAAGTATTCCTATAAAAATTGTATTAATGAATAATCATTCACTTGGTATGATAAGGCACTTTCAAGAAATGTACTTTGATTCTAATTCAGTGCAGACTATCGCTGATAAAGGATATACAGTTCCTGATTTTAATAAGGTTGCTGAAGCATATGGTATCGATACCTATACGATTCATAATATGAATGAAATACGGCAGTTAGAAGAAAACTTCAAAAGTGCTTCACCAGCATTCATTCATATTATTTGTAGTGATAAAACCTATGTATATCCTAAGCTTGCTATGAATAAACCAATTCACGATCAAGAACCATTGATGGACAGAGTCTTATTTAATAAGCTGATAAGTGCTGAATGA
- a CDS encoding GtrA family protein: MLLKMFNESITTLIKQFVNFGIVGVSNTAIYLAVYYVLLFYNVNYIIAYSVSFVVSVLNAYYWNNKYVFKKNAKGHIKPLIKTFCAYGSTFILSIGLLILMVDYMNISKKIVPIINLVITIPLNFLLNKLWAFK, translated from the coding sequence ATGCTATTAAAAATGTTTAATGAGAGCATTACTACTTTAATTAAGCAATTTGTTAATTTTGGGATTGTTGGCGTATCGAATACTGCTATTTATCTTGCGGTATATTATGTATTGCTATTTTATAATGTAAATTATATTATAGCGTATAGTGTGAGTTTTGTAGTTAGCGTTCTAAATGCATATTATTGGAATAATAAATATGTTTTTAAAAAGAATGCAAAAGGGCATATAAAGCCATTAATTAAAACATTTTGCGCTTATGGTAGCACATTTATTTTAAGTATAGGATTGTTGATTTTAATGGTAGATTATATGAATATTTCAAAAAAAATTGTACCAATAATTAATTTAGTAATAACTATACCATTAAATTTTCTGCTTAATAAATTGTGGGCGTTTAAGTAA
- the rfbH gene encoding lipopolysaccharide biosynthesis protein RfbH produces MDNNLEIEKKLKQQAIEAAVKYYEVRHKKEQKFTPGDRISYGGRVFDEKEIINLIDSSLDFWLTTGKYAEKFEKDFAEFLGVKHCSLTNSGSSANLLAFMALTSHKLGDRRIRKGDEVITVAAAFPTTVAPIIQYGAIPVFVDVTLPTYNIDVTKLETALSEKTKAVMIAHTLGNPFDLQFVRDFCDKYDLWLIEDNCDALGTKYMYNGEWKNSGTIGHIGTSSFYPPHHMTMGEGGAVYTNDTQLKRLVESFRDWGRDCWCPSGKDDTCKNRFTQQFGELPQGYDHKYVYSHLGYNLKVTDMQAAIGCAQMEKMPAFIEARRKNWQMIRDGLADLQDILLLPEPTKNSQPSWFGFLITVKEDAAFTRDEIVGYLEKNGVQTRMLFAGNLLKHPCFDEMRKIGEGYRVAGELTNTDIIMNQTFWIGVYPGMNDDMVEYMINTIKNAIKNV; encoded by the coding sequence ATGGATAATAACTTAGAAATAGAAAAAAAGTTAAAACAACAGGCGATCGAAGCTGCGGTAAAATATTATGAAGTGAGACATAAAAAAGAACAAAAATTTACGCCAGGTGATAGAATTTCTTATGGTGGTCGAGTTTTTGACGAAAAAGAAATTATTAATTTAATAGATTCTTCTTTAGATTTTTGGCTTACTACCGGGAAGTATGCAGAAAAATTTGAAAAAGACTTTGCGGAATTCTTAGGTGTGAAACATTGTTCCTTGACCAATTCAGGTTCGTCAGCCAACCTTCTAGCGTTTATGGCACTGACCTCTCATAAACTTGGTGATCGCAGAATCAGAAAAGGTGATGAAGTCATCACCGTAGCTGCTGCATTCCCGACTACGGTTGCACCGATTATTCAATATGGAGCCATTCCAGTATTTGTTGATGTGACATTACCAACATACAACATTGATGTTACTAAACTGGAAACCGCATTATCCGAAAAAACCAAGGCTGTCATGATTGCTCACACCTTGGGTAATCCCTTTGATTTACAGTTTGTAAGAGATTTTTGTGATAAATATGATTTATGGCTCATTGAAGATAATTGTGATGCGTTAGGTACTAAATATATGTATAATGGCGAATGGAAAAACTCTGGTACAATTGGGCATATAGGTACATCTAGTTTTTATCCCCCGCATCATATGACCATGGGGGAAGGTGGAGCTGTATATACAAATGATACGCAACTTAAGCGGCTCGTAGAATCATTCCGTGATTGGGGACGTGATTGCTGGTGTCCATCTGGCAAAGATGATACCTGTAAAAATCGTTTTACCCAACAATTTGGTGAATTACCACAAGGTTATGACCATAAATATGTGTATTCTCATTTAGGATATAATCTAAAAGTGACAGATATGCAAGCTGCCATAGGTTGCGCACAAATGGAAAAAATGCCTGCGTTCATCGAAGCACGCCGTAAGAATTGGCAGATGATTCGTGATGGTTTAGCTGATTTACAAGATATATTATTATTGCCAGAACCTACAAAAAACTCACAACCAAGCTGGTTTGGATTTTTGATAACAGTAAAAGAAGATGCTGCCTTTACTCGTGATGAAATAGTAGGTTATTTAGAGAAAAATGGTGTGCAAACTAGAATGCTATTTGCTGGAAATTTACTTAAACATCCTTGCTTTGATGAGATGAGGAAAATTGGTGAAGGTTATCGGGTGGCTGGTGAACTTACAAATACCGATATTATCATGAATCAGACTTTTTGGATTGGGGTTTATCCAGGGATGAATGATGATATGGTTGAATACATGATAAATACTATTAAAAATGCTATTAAAAATGTTTAA
- the rfbG gene encoding CDP-glucose 4,6-dehydratase, with amino-acid sequence MMINKEFWNGKKVFITGHTGFKGSWLSLWLSSLGAIVTGYALMPPTRPSLFELCNIDQLITSVIGDVRDSEKLLQVMQETQPEVVIHMAAQPLVRDSYKNPVDTYAINVMGTVNVLEAVRHCPSVKGVVNVTTDKCYENKEWIWGYRENEPMGGYDPYSNSKACSELVTSSYRNSFFNPSDYAKHGVAVATARAGNVIGGGDWAADRLIPDCINALLNNKKVMIRNPNSIRPWQHVLEPLSGYLLLAQGLYEKGVCFAEGWNFGPDDNDAKPVDWIVKKICEQWGQNATYEVDGGVHPHEAHYLKLDCSKAKMRLNWQPKWNLEYTLESIIYWVQAYNKKADMRSICLQQIDDYMNHNNEVVKWIIT; translated from the coding sequence ATGATGATAAATAAAGAATTTTGGAATGGGAAAAAAGTATTTATTACTGGGCATACGGGTTTTAAAGGCTCTTGGCTATCGCTGTGGCTTAGTTCCCTGGGAGCAATCGTTACAGGTTATGCTCTTATGCCACCAACACGGCCTAGTTTGTTTGAACTATGTAATATTGATCAATTAATCACTTCGGTGATTGGGGATGTACGTGATAGTGAAAAACTACTGCAAGTTATGCAGGAAACACAACCTGAGGTAGTTATTCATATGGCAGCCCAGCCATTAGTGCGTGATTCCTATAAAAATCCAGTCGATACCTATGCTATTAATGTAATGGGGACAGTTAATGTATTAGAAGCGGTACGTCATTGCCCTAGTGTCAAGGGCGTTGTAAATGTGACGACGGACAAATGCTATGAAAATAAAGAATGGATTTGGGGTTACCGAGAAAATGAACCAATGGGCGGTTATGACCCTTATTCAAATAGTAAAGCCTGTTCAGAGCTTGTTACGTCATCCTACCGAAATTCTTTCTTCAATCCCAGTGATTATGCGAAACATGGTGTAGCGGTAGCTACGGCTAGAGCTGGTAATGTAATTGGTGGTGGGGACTGGGCGGCAGATCGTCTGATACCTGATTGCATCAATGCTCTGTTAAATAATAAAAAAGTCATGATTCGTAATCCAAATTCTATTAGACCTTGGCAACATGTTTTAGAGCCACTTAGCGGGTATTTACTGCTAGCGCAAGGACTCTATGAAAAGGGGGTATGCTTTGCTGAAGGTTGGAATTTTGGCCCAGATGACAATGATGCCAAACCAGTAGATTGGATTGTAAAAAAAATATGCGAGCAGTGGGGGCAGAATGCTACTTATGAAGTAGATGGTGGTGTACATCCTCATGAAGCACATTATTTAAAACTAGATTGTTCAAAGGCGAAAATGAGGCTGAATTGGCAACCCAAGTGGAACTTAGAGTATACATTAGAGAGCATTATCTACTGGGTACAAGCTTATAATAAAAAAGCTGATATGCGTAGTATCTGTTTACAACAAATAGATGATTATATGAATCATAATAATGAGGTAGTGAAATGGATAATAACTTAG
- the rfbF gene encoding glucose-1-phosphate cytidylyltransferase, protein MKVVILAGGFGTRISEESHLKPKPMIEIGGRPILWHIMKTYSHYGFNDFIVCLGYKGYCIKEYFAHYFLHEADVTFDFRMSNQQYVHNHYAEPWKVTLVNTGLNTLTGGRVKRVQKYIGSEPFMLTYGDGVSNVDIGQLSEFHKSHGKLATVTSVQPSGRFGALDLSEDNIVQGFQEKPQGDGGWINGGFFVLQPEVFDYIEDDSTIFERAPMENLAKKNQLVAYKHSGFWQPMDTLRDKDHLEDLWQKNKAPWKIW, encoded by the coding sequence ATGAAAGTAGTAATTTTAGCTGGTGGCTTTGGTACACGTATTAGTGAAGAATCTCATTTGAAACCAAAGCCTATGATTGAGATCGGAGGACGTCCTATCCTTTGGCACATAATGAAAACATATTCTCATTATGGATTTAATGATTTTATAGTTTGCTTAGGGTATAAGGGATATTGCATTAAAGAATATTTTGCGCATTATTTTCTACATGAAGCAGATGTTACGTTTGATTTTAGGATGTCAAATCAGCAATACGTTCATAATCATTATGCCGAGCCTTGGAAAGTAACGCTAGTGAATACGGGACTCAATACGCTAACAGGTGGGCGGGTAAAAAGAGTTCAGAAATATATTGGTAGTGAACCTTTTATGCTTACGTACGGCGATGGTGTGAGCAATGTAGATATTGGTCAACTATCGGAATTCCATAAGTCACATGGGAAGCTTGCAACTGTTACTTCTGTTCAGCCGTCGGGTCGCTTTGGTGCCCTTGACTTATCTGAAGATAACATTGTACAAGGCTTTCAAGAGAAACCACAAGGCGATGGCGGTTGGATCAATGGTGGTTTTTTTGTGCTACAGCCTGAAGTTTTTGATTATATTGAAGATGATAGTACTATTTTCGAACGTGCGCCTATGGAAAATTTGGCAAAGAAGAATCAACTTGTTGCTTATAAGCATAGTGGATTTTGGCAACCTATGGATACCTTGCGGGATAAAGATCACTTAGAAGATTTATGGCAGAAAAACAAAGCGCCATGGAAAATATGGTGA
- a CDS encoding glycosyltransferase family 2 protein — MRLSIALCTYNGERYLQEQLDSILNQTLLPEEVIICDDQSSDNTWNILEKFKKQAKFKVNLIRNDTNLGSTQNFAKAISLCSGDIIFLADQDDVWLPSKLQVIKEVFEKDQGVGMVFSDAIVTDEHLRPYPLSLWQCMKFDENMQKIVHQGRLSSKLIKRGYVTGCTMAFQKKWRFLLEPFPEIWIHDEWITFVTDLVSRVEFVPQKLIKYRKHDNQQIGVKIKSRSSFTNWRLSVFPEGNRRRCKRYIERMELVLERITAFRQYFRDTQICDELVERFEHWKVRYTLPDKPWERWRIINKEIKLGRYRKYSGSNRVAFKDLVEK, encoded by the coding sequence ATGCGTTTGTCTATTGCACTTTGTACCTATAATGGAGAGCGATATTTACAAGAGCAGTTAGATAGTATATTGAATCAGACATTGTTGCCTGAGGAGGTAATTATTTGTGATGACCAGTCCTCTGACAATACATGGAATATTTTAGAAAAATTTAAAAAGCAAGCCAAATTTAAAGTTAATTTGATAAGAAATGATACAAATTTGGGTTCAACACAAAATTTTGCAAAAGCTATTAGTCTCTGTTCTGGCGATATCATATTTTTAGCAGATCAAGATGATGTTTGGTTACCGTCTAAATTACAAGTAATTAAAGAGGTTTTCGAAAAAGATCAGGGTGTTGGCATGGTTTTTAGTGACGCAATTGTTACAGATGAACATCTTCGACCGTATCCTCTATCACTGTGGCAATGTATGAAATTTGATGAAAATATGCAAAAGATCGTTCATCAAGGGAGACTTTCAAGCAAACTGATAAAAAGGGGTTATGTGACTGGATGTACAATGGCATTCCAAAAAAAATGGAGATTTTTATTGGAGCCTTTCCCTGAAATATGGATACATGATGAATGGATTACATTTGTGACTGATTTGGTTAGTCGCGTGGAGTTTGTTCCACAGAAACTCATCAAGTATAGGAAACACGATAATCAGCAAATAGGGGTAAAAATTAAGAGCAGAAGTTCTTTTACAAACTGGCGTCTTTCTGTTTTTCCAGAAGGAAATCGTCGACGTTGCAAACGGTATATTGAACGAATGGAATTGGTGTTAGAACGAATTACTGCTTTTCGACAATATTTTAGGGATACCCAAATATGCGATGAATTAGTGGAACGATTTGAGCATTGGAAAGTAAGGTATACTCTTCCTGATAAACCGTGGGAAAGATGGAGAATAATTAACAAAGAAATTAAGCTAGGACGTTATCGTAAGTATTCAGGCTCTAACAGGGTCGCGTTTAAAGATTTAGTGGAGAAATAA
- a CDS encoding glycosyltransferase — MALVSVVMPIYNSENYVSQAIESVLNQTLKDFELILVDDGSTDKSPEICDAYAEKDSRIQVIHQTNGGICAARNCGLEMVKGEYVAFIDNDDVYLPDLLEENYNLAKKYNADILKYGNKYIKHREFSPACICSSEKLDEKKIMIIQNEDIRENYRQLNDDDLLVYVWDGLFKTSLIKEHRIKFDTAFKHGHEDRVFCMQLYQYIDCIIINPKVYYLHIVYKASTSRVFSADRIGDTERLLNYERQLFDALHLEDLYPDYWQERVMTYVILTCSIVRSPEAQLSFDGVLSVIRSLREKYYAKAFVGPLGNVKYKKRMKNKMYGWLFEDNHLKILTKLLLLDRKVKYVLNLLKI, encoded by the coding sequence GTGGCTTTAGTAAGTGTAGTTATGCCGATATACAATTCGGAAAATTATGTTTCCCAGGCGATTGAAAGTGTATTAAATCAAACATTAAAAGATTTTGAACTGATTTTAGTGGATGATGGTTCAACAGATAAAAGTCCGGAAATTTGCGACGCTTATGCTGAGAAAGATTCTAGAATTCAGGTCATTCATCAAACAAACGGTGGTATATGTGCAGCTCGCAATTGCGGACTAGAAATGGTGAAAGGTGAATATGTCGCATTTATCGATAATGATGATGTATATTTACCGGATTTATTGGAGGAAAATTATAATCTTGCAAAAAAGTATAATGCCGATATTTTAAAATATGGTAATAAATATATAAAACATAGGGAATTTTCACCAGCCTGTATTTGTTCTTCAGAAAAACTCGATGAAAAAAAAATAATGATTATACAAAACGAGGACATTAGAGAGAACTACAGACAGCTTAATGATGATGACTTACTTGTATACGTTTGGGATGGTCTTTTTAAGACATCCTTAATCAAAGAACATCGAATTAAATTTGATACTGCATTTAAACATGGCCACGAAGATCGCGTATTTTGTATGCAATTGTATCAATATATTGATTGTATAATCATAAATCCCAAAGTTTATTATTTGCATATCGTATATAAAGCATCTACATCAAGAGTTTTTTCGGCAGATAGGATTGGTGATACGGAAAGACTGCTTAATTATGAGCGACAATTGTTTGATGCGTTGCATTTGGAGGATTTATATCCTGATTATTGGCAGGAAAGAGTAATGACCTATGTTATTTTAACTTGCAGTATTGTTAGAAGCCCTGAAGCGCAATTATCCTTTGACGGGGTTTTATCTGTAATTCGGAGTTTAAGGGAAAAATATTATGCCAAAGCATTTGTGGGTCCACTAGGAAATGTGAAATATAAAAAAAGAATGAAAAATAAAATGTATGGATGGTTATTTGAAGATAATCATTTAAAAATATTGACCAAGCTTTTATTATTGGATAGAAAAGTAAAATATGTTTTGAATTTATTAAAAATTTAA
- a CDS encoding glycosyltransferase yields MEIFEGIILKIEQLNEQTGFQEMQADFHIAFGIDKNFARGMGILMHAIQSHNAEEKIVFHVFTDGIDQSDLKKLKELTVYQNIIIQIYHIDINVFKSLPTTLAWSYATYYRFIMGKVLHGIVDKVLYIDADILCIGPLAGLKNIDMGDNIVLAISEEGQFNVNRLGLQQGKYFNAGALYIDINKWNDAQIAEQAVGLLQQNPEKYTYLDQDVLNILLDGKTRFIDKKWNYLYDMRKMSSELPEGIIFIHFIGDKPWQRWSEHHFMVKLYDKYAQKSPWANVPLVEPSHYKDKKRMARSYAKRNMYMKALYWYGKYAMSKIKAK; encoded by the coding sequence ATGGAAATTTTTGAAGGCATTATTTTAAAAATAGAACAATTAAATGAACAGACTGGTTTTCAAGAGATGCAAGCCGATTTTCACATTGCTTTTGGCATTGATAAAAACTTTGCCAGAGGTATGGGAATATTAATGCATGCAATTCAATCACATAATGCAGAAGAAAAAATCGTATTTCATGTTTTTACCGATGGAATTGATCAAAGTGATTTAAAAAAACTGAAGGAACTCACCGTATATCAGAACATTATTATCCAAATTTATCATATTGACATTAATGTCTTTAAAAGCTTGCCAACAACCTTGGCATGGTCCTATGCTACCTATTATCGGTTTATTATGGGGAAAGTTTTACATGGTATCGTAGATAAAGTATTATATATCGATGCGGATATTTTATGTATTGGGCCACTGGCTGGACTAAAGAATATAGATATGGGTGATAATATTGTCCTTGCAATTAGTGAAGAAGGACAGTTTAATGTAAATCGGCTTGGCTTACAGCAAGGGAAATATTTTAATGCCGGCGCTTTATATATTGATATTAATAAGTGGAATGATGCCCAAATTGCCGAACAGGCAGTTGGTTTATTGCAGCAGAATCCCGAAAAATATACCTATCTGGATCAAGATGTGTTAAATATTCTTTTAGACGGAAAAACACGTTTTATTGATAAAAAATGGAATTATCTTTATGATATGCGCAAAATGAGCAGTGAATTGCCAGAGGGTATTATATTCATTCACTTTATTGGTGATAAACCTTGGCAACGATGGTCTGAACATCATTTTATGGTAAAATTGTATGATAAATACGCGCAAAAATCACCATGGGCTAATGTTCCATTGGTTGAGCCAAGTCATTATAAAGATAAAAAAAGAATGGCAAGGTCCTATGCTAAGAGAAATATGTATATGAAGGCTTTGTACTGGTACGGTAAGTATGCAATGTCGAAAATAAAAGCGAAATAA